The genomic segment GTTATTGAAATAGACTGGAACTGTCCAGTAGTGAAGACGGAACTTCATGACAGATCCACGCTCTCGTACTCGCCATGGTCCGAGTCGTCGATTTCCAGCCCCGGAACCAGGCTGTAGTATTTAGTGGACTGAGTCATGTAGGCTTTCTCTCGATCCGCTGAGTCCCTCATCACCTCGCTCACACTCACCGTCTCTAAATCCTGCTTACTGTCCAGTTCCTGGTGCTCCTCTTTACCAGATGAGGTGGAAGGTGGAGGTCCCAGAGAGTCCACTGACCCCAGTTTCGCCTCCACTTCCTCGTAGATGTCCCTCGTGCTGCCCAGAAGAGCTGAAGAAGGTCTGAACATCAGCTGCTTCTTCAACATGTTGTCCTTTGTGCTCCCGTTGCTTAAATCTCCGTTCTTCATACGCACTGTCCCAGATTTCTGCAagtctttcttctcctctttcctcccGCAGCACCAGCAGAGCATCAGAAGAACGAGGAGGAGGAGCGGAAGCAGGATGAAGAGAGCATTCAGACCTGAAAGACGACAAACGTCATCAATGTGGACGGACCAAACTGTCCTGTCTGAAAGGCTTTCAGGGGAAGAACATGTCAGGTTACCCACAATGCCCTGCAACCTGCTGGAGTTGCCCTGATTAGCAGAGTGGAAATCCTCCACGAAAGAGCAAGCACATGTCCACGGATTTCCCAATAAATCCATCCGCTGGAGGGGAAGTTTGAGGACGGACGCAGGAAGTGATTTCAAACGATTTCCGCTAAGAATCAGAACTCGCAGATTTTCAGCATTCTTTAGGAAATGGACAGGAAGTTCCTCCAGAAAGTTCTGCCCCAAATCCAGCACCTCCAAACCGACGGCATCAACGAGGAAATCTCGAGGAAGGAATCTCAGCTGGTTCTGATTTAAATAAATCTCTCGTAGAGAAGCAGGAGCAGAACCCACAGCCGTGTCATGGATCAGTGTGACGTTACAAAAGGACAAATCCAGGGTCTGAAGGTCGGGCGTGGTTCTTAATGCGGCCCATGAGACTCGTGGAAATGAAGATCCAGTGAAGTTCAGACAGCAGGTCTCGTTGGAGAAATGGGAAGGAAACTGATCCGTGATGGTGGCTGATGGACACTCGCATCTGTCGACCCGTCCCTCAGATCCGGACACGACACGGAGGACAGAGAGGAGCCCACTGAGACAAACAAGTcctacaacaaaaacacagagtTAAACTGTCACACTTGGTAGCGAGCTCCATTTCGATCCTATCatgggttcctcaagggttctttagatAGTCCTCAGCATCTGAAGCCTCTTTGATATGGAAATGTTCTAGAAGCACAATGAAGAGAAGAGAGttgaggagaagagaggagaagagaagagaggagaagagaggagaggagagaggagaggagaggagaggagaggagaagagagaagagaagagaggagaggagaagagagaagagaagagaggagaggagatgagaagagaggagaggagaagagagaagagaagagaggagaggagaggagagaggagaggagagaggagaagagagaagagaagagaggagaggagaggagagaggagaggagagaagagaggagaagagaggagaggagagaagaagagagaagagaagagaggagaggagatgagaagagaggagaggagaagagagaagagaagagaggagaggagaggagagaggagaggagagaggagaagagaggagaagagaggagaagagaggagaagagagaagagaggagaggagaggagaagagagaagagaagagaggagaggagatgagaagagaggagaggagaagagagaagagaagagaggagaggagaggagagaggagaggagagaggagaagagaggagaagagaggagaagagagaagagaggagaggagaggagaagagaggagaagagagaagaagagagaagagaagagaggagagaagagaggagaggagagaggagaggagaagagaggagagaagagaggagaagagaggagaagagaggagaagagagaagagaagagaggagaggagaagagagaagagaagagaggagaggagatgagaagagaggagaggagaagagagaagagaagagaggagaggagaggagagaggagaggagagaggagaagagagaagagaagagaggagaggagaggagagaggagaggagagaagagaggagaagagagaagagaagagaggagaggagagaggagaggagagaggagaagagaggagaagagaggagaagagagaagagaggagaggagaggagaagagaggagaagagaggagaggagaggagaagagagaagagaagagaggagaagagaggagaagagaggagagaagagaggagaagagaggagaagagagaagagaagagaggagaggagaggagagaggagaagagaggagaagagagaagagaggagaggagaggagaagagagaagagaagagagaagagaggagaggagaggagaagagaggagaagagagaagaagagagaagagaagagaggagagaagagaggagaggagagaggagaggagaagagaggagaagagaggagagaagagaggag from the Ictalurus furcatus strain D&B chromosome 17, Billie_1.0, whole genome shotgun sequence genome contains:
- the si:ch211-106k21.5 gene encoding leucine-rich repeat, immunoglobulin-like domain and transmembrane domain-containing protein 1 isoform X2; this translates as MELTGLVCLSGLLSVLRVVSGSEGRVDRCECPSATITDQFPSHFSNETCCLNFTGSSFPRVSWAALRTTPDLQTLDLSFCNVTLIHDTAVGSAPASLREIYLNQNQLRFLPRDFLVDAVGLEVLDLGQNFLEELPVHFLKNAENLRVLILSGNRLKSLPASVLKLPLQRMDLLGNPWTCACSFVEDFHSANQGNSSRLQGIVGNLTCSSPESLSDRTVWSVHIDDVCRLSGLNALFILLPLLLLVLLMLCWCCGRKEEKKDLQKSGTVRMKNGDLSNGSTKDNMLKKQLMFRPSSALLGSTRDIYEEVEAKLGSVDSLGPPPSTSSGKEEHQELDSKQDLETVSVSEVMRDSADREKAYMTQSTKYYSLVPGLEIDDSDHGEYESVDLS